Proteins co-encoded in one uncultured Draconibacterium sp. genomic window:
- a CDS encoding Xaa-Pro dipeptidyl-peptidase: MEIRKKLSLSVVCFVLVQLWAVNSHAQQNEPAKPVFKDGEAQIVKAFEDPDYWIREDLWVETEFDSDGDGLLDRMHVDVTRPRQTESEGLKLPVIYNSSPYFAGVAGNNPEFFWDVKQELGEKPKEHVHPPEIQRRGERPIISKAQIKTWVPRGFVVVHSSSPGTGLSDGSPTVGGDNESLAPKAVIDWLCGRAKGYKTRRGDEEVEAYWCTGKVGMTGTSYEGTLPLAAATTGVEGLEAIIPIAPNTSYYHYYRSNGLVRSPGGYLGEDVDVLFDFIHSGDIDKRAYAREHIRDDEMKNGQDRITGDYNDFWAGRDYLNDMGPMKAAMLMSHGFNDWNVLPEHSLRIYEAAKAKGIPCQIYYHQDGHGGPPPLSMMNRWFTRYLFGVENGVENDPKAWIVREDADHDHPTPYADYPNPDAKPVTFFLTSGAPKQGGLVIEKPAKQTEETLVDNYSFSSEALAQAEITEHRLIYVSPELKEDVHISGIPKITIKAASSKPAVNLSVYLVSLPWNNPQWRRPKITDNLITRGWADLQNYKSLRESEPLKPDKFYEMTFELEPDDQVIKAGQQIGLMIFSSDKDFTLHPKPGTELTVDLNGTSIEIPVVGGAEAYNKAIQ; this comes from the coding sequence ATGGAAATTAGAAAAAAGCTGAGTTTAAGTGTTGTCTGTTTTGTGCTTGTTCAGTTGTGGGCTGTTAATAGCCACGCACAACAAAACGAGCCGGCAAAGCCTGTTTTTAAAGATGGAGAGGCACAAATTGTAAAGGCGTTTGAAGATCCGGATTACTGGATTCGTGAAGACTTGTGGGTGGAAACCGAGTTTGATTCGGATGGTGATGGTTTGTTGGATCGTATGCATGTTGATGTTACTCGTCCGCGGCAAACCGAAAGTGAAGGTTTAAAACTTCCTGTTATTTATAACTCAAGCCCGTATTTTGCTGGTGTTGCCGGAAACAATCCCGAGTTCTTTTGGGATGTTAAGCAGGAATTGGGTGAAAAACCAAAAGAACATGTGCACCCACCCGAAATTCAACGTCGCGGAGAACGGCCGATTATTTCGAAGGCCCAGATAAAAACCTGGGTTCCCCGTGGTTTTGTTGTGGTGCATTCGTCGTCTCCGGGAACCGGATTGTCTGATGGCTCACCAACAGTTGGTGGCGACAATGAATCGCTGGCTCCAAAAGCTGTAATCGATTGGCTTTGCGGGCGCGCAAAAGGTTACAAAACACGACGAGGAGATGAAGAAGTTGAAGCTTACTGGTGTACAGGAAAAGTGGGAATGACCGGAACTTCGTATGAAGGAACTTTGCCTTTGGCTGCCGCAACTACCGGTGTTGAAGGACTGGAAGCTATTATACCGATTGCTCCCAACACCTCGTATTATCATTATTACCGCTCGAACGGTTTGGTGCGCTCTCCCGGAGGTTATCTTGGCGAGGATGTAGATGTTCTTTTTGATTTTATTCATAGCGGCGATATAGATAAAAGAGCCTATGCGCGTGAGCATATTCGTGATGATGAAATGAAAAATGGTCAGGATAGGATTACCGGCGATTACAACGATTTTTGGGCCGGCCGCGATTACCTGAATGATATGGGGCCGATGAAAGCAGCCATGCTGATGTCGCATGGTTTTAACGACTGGAATGTGCTGCCCGAGCATAGTTTGCGAATTTACGAAGCAGCGAAGGCCAAAGGTATCCCTTGCCAGATTTATTACCATCAGGATGGTCACGGAGGACCGCCACCGCTTAGTATGATGAACCGTTGGTTTACACGCTATTTATTTGGTGTCGAGAATGGCGTGGAAAACGATCCAAAAGCATGGATTGTGCGCGAAGACGCTGATCACGATCACCCCACTCCTTATGCTGATTACCCAAATCCGGATGCCAAGCCGGTAACTTTCTTTCTAACTTCGGGAGCACCGAAGCAAGGTGGCCTTGTTATTGAAAAACCAGCGAAGCAAACAGAAGAAACATTGGTCGATAACTATTCATTTTCGAGCGAAGCACTGGCACAGGCTGAAATTACCGAGCACCGATTAATATACGTTAGTCCGGAATTGAAAGAAGACGTGCATATCTCAGGAATACCAAAAATTACTATTAAAGCGGCCAGTAGCAAACCGGCAGTAAATCTTTCGGTTTATCTGGTTTCGTTACCCTGGAACAATCCACAATGGCGCCGTCCAAAAATTACTGATAATCTTATCACGCGTGGCTGGGCCGATTTACAGAACTATAAATCATTGCGTGAAAGTGAGCCCTTAAAACCGGATAAATTCTACGAGATGACTTTTGAGCTGGAACCCGATGATCAGGTGATTAAAGCCGGGCAACAGATTGGCTTGATGATTTTTTCAAGTGATAAAGATTTTACGCTTCATCCAAAACCCGGAACGGAATTAACGGTTGATTTGAACGGAACAAGCATTGAAATTCCGGTTGTTGGAGGAGCAGAGGCATACAACAAAGCAATTCAATAA
- a CDS encoding aminopeptidase P family protein: MFQKEIYIERRKVLKEKVGEGLILLFGNDESSMNYADNTYHFRQDSTFLYYFGIQHPGLAAVIDIDNDKEIVFGNDYTIDDIVWMGPQPTIADRASQCGVSTVFPMRELASVVEKSKKIHFLPLYRPENKIKLMELIDVAPKDVANTYSLELVKVVVSQREIKSVEEIEQLHQAVNVSVDMHVAAMKFARPGMTEAQVTAEIHKVALAAGGNIAFPIIATKNGQTLHNHFHGNTIKDGDLFLVDAGYENELSYSGDLSSTFPVSKKFTPEQKEIYEISLAGHEAAISALELNKPYKNAHIAAATTIFDGLKSMGFTKGNAMDAFEAGAHALFFPCGTGHMMGMDVHDMEDLGEVWVGYDGQPKSTQFGLKSLRLAKPLRVGHVFTIEPGIYFIPELIDLWREQGKFNDFINWEKVDSYRNFGGMRNEEDFVMTENGAQLLGKPKPKTIEDVEALR, from the coding sequence ATGTTTCAGAAAGAGATTTACATTGAACGAAGAAAAGTTCTAAAGGAGAAAGTTGGGGAAGGATTGATTTTGTTATTTGGAAACGACGAATCATCGATGAATTATGCTGATAATACCTATCATTTTAGGCAAGACAGCACTTTTTTGTATTATTTTGGAATTCAGCATCCGGGTCTGGCTGCGGTAATCGATATTGATAACGACAAGGAGATTGTTTTTGGAAATGATTACACCATCGACGATATTGTGTGGATGGGACCACAACCAACCATTGCCGATCGTGCTTCGCAATGCGGTGTGTCAACGGTTTTTCCGATGAGGGAATTGGCTTCGGTTGTGGAAAAAAGCAAGAAGATTCATTTTCTGCCGCTTTACCGCCCCGAGAATAAAATAAAGTTGATGGAGCTGATTGATGTGGCGCCGAAAGATGTGGCGAATACTTACTCGTTGGAGTTGGTAAAAGTCGTGGTTAGCCAGCGCGAGATAAAATCTGTGGAAGAGATTGAACAACTGCATCAGGCAGTTAATGTGTCGGTTGATATGCACGTTGCAGCCATGAAATTTGCTCGCCCCGGAATGACGGAAGCACAGGTAACAGCTGAAATCCATAAAGTTGCGCTGGCAGCTGGCGGAAACATTGCTTTCCCGATAATTGCCACAAAAAACGGGCAAACGTTACACAATCATTTTCATGGAAACACCATAAAAGACGGCGATCTTTTTTTGGTTGATGCCGGTTATGAAAACGAACTGAGCTACTCGGGTGATTTGTCGAGTACTTTCCCGGTAAGCAAAAAATTTACTCCCGAACAAAAGGAGATCTATGAGATTTCGCTGGCCGGACACGAAGCTGCTATTAGCGCGCTCGAATTGAACAAACCCTATAAAAACGCACACATTGCCGCAGCCACAACAATTTTTGATGGTTTGAAATCAATGGGCTTCACAAAAGGAAATGCTATGGATGCTTTTGAGGCTGGTGCGCACGCTTTGTTTTTCCCTTGTGGAACTGGTCATATGATGGGGATGGATGTACATGATATGGAAGATCTTGGTGAAGTTTGGGTAGGTTACGACGGACAACCAAAAAGTACACAGTTCGGTTTAAAATCGCTTCGCCTGGCAAAACCGCTAAGAGTCGGTCATGTTTTTACCATTGAGCCCGGAATTTACTTTATTCCTGAATTGATTGATTTGTGGCGCGAACAGGGCAAATTCAACGATTTTATCAACTGGGAAAAGGTGGACAGTTACCGGAATTTTGGAGGAATGCGAAATGAAGAGGATTTTGTAATGACTGAAAATGGTGCGCAGCTACTTGGCAAACCAAAGCCAAAAACTATTGAAGATGTAGAAGCGCTGCGGTGA
- a CDS encoding M1 family metallopeptidase, producing the protein MRHRLFVATLLVVLGLNAAAQKTNFTHQDSLRGSITPRRAWWDLTYYHLNVKVDPADSTISGSNLIQYKVLESNQLMQIDLQPPMTISRISQNGKSLDYTRDGNAWFVTLEKVQKTNDVNELLVEYSGKPKISKRPPWDGGISWRKDENGNDWIVNTNQGDGASLWWPCKDHPYDEPDSMLISVTFPDHLMDVSNGRLRGVEQNADGTKTAHWFVSNPINNYGVNINIGNYAHWHGVFKGENGDLDCDYWVLKQNLEKAKEHFKQAPMMLEAFEHWFGPYPFYEDGYKLVEVPYPGMEHQSSVTYGNGYRNGYGGRDISYSGWGFKFDFIIIHESGHEWFANSITNWDEADMWIHESFTNYSENLFVEYYWGKKAGSEYVRGSRLGILNDRPVIGVYGVNYPGSGDMYSKGANMLHTLRQVVNDDEKWRGILRGLNKEFYHQTVKAEQIEGYLIEHTGLDLNGFFTQYLRDTRIPTFEYAMIDGKLQFRWANCVENFKLPLKVYINGELQWLNPSARWQYFDSDEKVKEVEVDKDFYVASFKVVDL; encoded by the coding sequence ATGAGACACAGATTATTTGTTGCAACATTGTTGGTTGTTTTGGGATTGAATGCAGCTGCACAAAAAACAAATTTTACGCATCAGGATTCGTTGCGCGGAAGCATCACTCCCAGAAGAGCTTGGTGGGATCTCACTTATTATCATTTGAATGTAAAAGTAGATCCGGCTGATAGCACAATTTCCGGTAGCAACTTGATTCAATACAAGGTTTTAGAATCGAATCAGCTGATGCAGATTGATCTGCAGCCGCCAATGACTATTTCCCGAATTTCTCAAAATGGCAAGTCGCTCGATTATACACGAGATGGCAACGCCTGGTTTGTGACATTGGAGAAAGTGCAAAAAACAAATGATGTTAACGAGCTGCTTGTAGAGTATTCTGGGAAACCAAAGATAAGTAAAAGACCTCCGTGGGATGGAGGTATAAGTTGGAGAAAAGACGAAAATGGCAACGATTGGATTGTAAATACCAATCAGGGCGACGGTGCTAGTTTGTGGTGGCCATGTAAAGACCATCCATACGATGAGCCCGATAGTATGTTGATAAGTGTAACGTTCCCGGATCATTTAATGGATGTATCGAACGGCCGTTTACGCGGTGTGGAGCAAAACGCTGACGGCACAAAAACGGCACACTGGTTTGTAAGCAACCCGATAAACAACTATGGCGTAAACATTAACATTGGAAACTATGCCCACTGGCACGGAGTTTTTAAAGGCGAAAACGGCGATTTGGATTGCGATTACTGGGTGCTGAAACAAAATCTGGAAAAGGCAAAAGAGCATTTTAAACAGGCGCCAATGATGTTAGAAGCATTCGAGCACTGGTTTGGCCCGTATCCGTTTTACGAAGATGGCTACAAGTTAGTGGAAGTGCCATATCCGGGCATGGAGCACCAAAGTTCGGTGACTTACGGAAATGGTTACCGGAATGGCTATGGTGGCCGCGATATAAGTTATTCGGGCTGGGGATTTAAATTCGATTTTATCATTATTCACGAGTCGGGGCACGAGTGGTTTGCCAATAGCATTACCAATTGGGATGAAGCTGACATGTGGATTCACGAAAGTTTTACCAATTACTCGGAAAACTTGTTTGTGGAGTACTACTGGGGCAAAAAAGCCGGCTCGGAATATGTTCGGGGAAGCCGTCTGGGGATTCTCAATGACCGCCCTGTTATTGGAGTTTATGGCGTAAATTATCCGGGATCAGGCGATATGTACTCCAAAGGAGCGAACATGTTGCATACTTTAAGACAGGTTGTGAATGACGATGAAAAATGGCGTGGTATTTTGCGTGGTTTAAATAAAGAGTTCTATCATCAAACCGTAAAAGCCGAGCAAATCGAGGGGTATTTAATTGAACATACCGGGCTTGACCTAAATGGCTTTTTCACCCAATATTTGCGCGATACGCGAATTCCAACTTTTGAGTATGCAATGATTGATGGTAAGCTGCAGTTCAGGTGGGCAAATTGTGTCGAAAATTTTAAATTACCACTGAAAGTCTACATCAATGGAGAGCTTCAATGGCTGAATCCCTCAGCTCGCTGGCAATATTTCGACTCCGATGAAAAAGTTAAAGAGGTAGAAGTTGATAAAGACTTTTACGTAGCTAGTTTTAAGGTGGTAGATTTATAA
- a CDS encoding GH92 family glycosyl hydrolase: protein MRALTALIILSLLISGCISEQKQTEQDILNYVDPFIGTGFHGHTFPGATTPFGMVQLSPDTHIMGWDASSGYHYEDSTIYGFSHTHLSGTGIGDLGDVLLLPYSNSDELKPIGLFNKKEETASPGYYKVRLKNLNVTAELTATRRVGFHKYSYDDSSDRNVMLDLGHVLQPNWGHSIVNNTIRQIDDKTFEGVQLTKGWAEDHLVAYRIEFSEAFDQLKTVVEGEPSTESSLTGKDIKLHFKFPDNDKPLLVKVALSVVDEDGANKNMQAELTGWDFDTTVEQAKAEWREALQGITISTNDEAIKTNFYTALYHSMMSPFTAQDVDGRYRGMDKTIRQAPEGFTNYTVFSLWDTFRAFHPLITIIRPEKAGEWAEALVQKYREGGLLPKWPLASNYTGTMVGYPATSVMADALAKGLVPNANLQDWKEAAVKSATWQPEWLKAHAGTRGSEVMMKQIYYKEKYGFVPSDSITASVSYGVEMAYYDWCVAKIAKAANDEKTADEFYKKSKYYKNYFDASTGFMRGKNGDGSWRTPFNPKYSDHNHADYIEGNAYQWSFFAPHDMDGMIELFGGKDAFESSLDSLFTTSSEILGENASADITGLIGQYAHGNEPSHHMAYLYNYTNAKWKTQKYLDQVLYDFYLPKPAGIIGNEDCGQMSAWYVLSAIGFYQVCPGDPTYTIGRPVVDKASVRVPGGTFKIIVHNNSKENKFIEKVVLNGEILSEPFFSHEDIMKGGTLEFFMTAEH, encoded by the coding sequence ATGAGAGCATTAACTGCACTAATCATCCTGAGTTTATTGATTTCGGGATGTATTTCGGAGCAAAAACAAACCGAACAGGATATTCTAAACTATGTTGATCCGTTTATCGGAACTGGATTTCACGGGCATACTTTTCCTGGGGCAACCACTCCGTTTGGTATGGTTCAGCTTAGCCCCGATACACATATTATGGGCTGGGATGCCAGTAGTGGCTATCACTACGAAGATTCAACCATCTATGGATTCAGCCACACGCACCTGAGTGGTACCGGAATTGGCGATCTTGGTGATGTGCTTTTGCTCCCCTATTCGAATTCCGACGAGTTAAAACCGATTGGTTTATTCAATAAAAAAGAAGAAACAGCGTCGCCCGGATATTACAAGGTGCGACTGAAAAACCTGAACGTTACGGCAGAATTGACAGCTACCAGACGTGTAGGCTTTCATAAATATTCGTATGACGACAGCAGCGACAGAAATGTAATGCTCGACCTTGGTCACGTTTTGCAACCCAACTGGGGGCACAGCATTGTGAATAACACTATTCGCCAGATTGACGACAAAACTTTTGAAGGCGTTCAACTGACTAAAGGTTGGGCCGAAGATCATTTGGTGGCTTACCGAATTGAATTTTCAGAAGCATTTGATCAACTAAAAACAGTTGTTGAAGGAGAACCTTCCACTGAAAGCAGCCTTACCGGGAAAGACATCAAACTACATTTCAAATTTCCAGATAATGATAAACCTCTGCTGGTAAAAGTAGCGTTATCGGTGGTTGACGAGGACGGTGCCAATAAAAATATGCAGGCAGAACTCACAGGTTGGGATTTTGACACGACTGTTGAGCAAGCCAAAGCCGAATGGCGCGAAGCATTGCAGGGAATTACCATTTCAACAAATGACGAAGCAATAAAAACCAACTTTTACACCGCATTGTACCACAGTATGATGTCGCCATTTACAGCACAGGATGTTGACGGTCGTTACCGAGGAATGGACAAAACCATCCGCCAGGCACCGGAAGGATTTACCAATTATACCGTTTTTTCGTTGTGGGATACATTCAGAGCTTTTCATCCACTTATTACCATTATCCGACCTGAAAAAGCCGGCGAATGGGCCGAAGCTTTAGTGCAAAAATACCGCGAAGGTGGTCTTCTTCCTAAATGGCCACTGGCATCGAACTACACCGGAACAATGGTGGGCTACCCGGCAACATCGGTAATGGCCGACGCGCTGGCAAAAGGGTTGGTACCGAATGCCAACCTTCAAGATTGGAAAGAAGCAGCCGTAAAATCGGCTACCTGGCAACCTGAATGGTTAAAAGCACATGCCGGCACCCGCGGCAGCGAGGTAATGATGAAACAAATTTATTACAAGGAAAAATATGGCTTTGTCCCATCCGATTCTATCACGGCTTCAGTTTCTTATGGTGTTGAGATGGCTTATTACGACTGGTGCGTAGCTAAAATTGCCAAAGCAGCCAACGACGAGAAAACAGCAGATGAGTTCTACAAAAAATCGAAATACTACAAAAATTATTTTGATGCCTCAACAGGATTTATGCGCGGTAAAAATGGCGATGGCAGTTGGCGGACACCTTTTAATCCAAAATACTCCGACCACAATCATGCCGACTACATCGAAGGAAATGCCTATCAATGGAGCTTCTTTGCCCCACATGATATGGATGGAATGATCGAGCTTTTTGGCGGAAAAGATGCTTTTGAATCAAGTCTGGACAGCTTGTTTACGACCAGCTCTGAAATTCTGGGCGAAAATGCATCGGCTGATATCACCGGTTTGATTGGGCAATACGCGCACGGAAACGAGCCAAGCCACCACATGGCCTACTTATACAATTACACCAACGCAAAGTGGAAAACGCAAAAATACCTCGATCAAGTGTTGTACGATTTCTATTTGCCGAAACCTGCGGGAATAATTGGTAACGAAGATTGCGGACAGATGTCGGCCTGGTATGTATTAAGTGCCATTGGGTTTTACCAGGTTTGTCCCGGCGACCCAACTTATACCATTGGCCGCCCTGTTGTTGACAAAGCCTCGGTGCGAGTTCCGGGTGGTACTTTTAAAATCATCGTTCACAACAATTCAAAAGAAAATAAATTCATCGAAAAAGTTGTTCTAAACGGCGAAATATTGAGTGAACCATTCTTTTCACACGAAGACATAATGAAAGGTGGAACACTAGAGTTTTTTATGACAGCAGAACATTAA